In one window of Hymenobacter nivis DNA:
- a CDS encoding RelA/SpoT family protein, whose amino-acid sequence MSPVIDIEAERQEILRQYRRLLRTAKPYLHGGDAKLIKKAFNTSLEAHKDMRRKSGEPYILHPLAVAQIAVEEIGLGTTSIVSALLHDVVEDTAWEISDVEREFGPKVARIIDGLTKISGVFDYGTSEQAENFRKMLLTLSEDVRVILIKLADRLHNMRTLDSMPRHKQLKIASETLYLYAPLAHRLGLYVIKSELEDLYLKYTDTEVYTDIKDRIKQSQSARNRFIKDFVNPIDEELKNQGFQFEVKGRPKSVYSILRKIKKQNISFEEVYDLFAIRIILDVPPEQEKAACWQVYSIVTDFYQPNPDRLRDWVSTPKANGYESLHTTVMSRSGQWVEVQIRSRRMDDIAEKGYAAHWKYKTADPTQAESSLETWVNKVRESLETNNSSALEFMDEFRQNLFMKEVYVFTPKGKLIILPDKATALDFAFDIHTQIGMHCLGAKVNQKLEPLSYQLHNGDQVEILTSHKQRPTEEWLTYVSTSKARSKIKEFLRDDKRAKAEDGKFILEKRLELIGVAFTQENFNRVLNYFNVPTAQDFYYRLAVGQLDGREIRESLFTEVISTPRLLALQPKSFDTEVQKIRGVRPDMLVVGERTDKFNHSLARCCNPIPGDDVFGFETEQGLIIHRTSCPRAVDLMSNYGNRIVRAKWTEQSELAFLAGIRLKGSDRVGIVNDITRIISTSLKVNMRSITVDSNDGFFEGQIMVFVNDTDHLTKLIQRLNKVSGVLQVERFDS is encoded by the coding sequence ATGTCCCCCGTCATCGATATTGAAGCCGAGCGCCAGGAAATCCTGCGCCAGTACCGCCGCCTGCTGCGCACCGCCAAGCCCTACCTGCACGGCGGCGACGCCAAGCTCATCAAAAAGGCCTTCAATACCAGCTTGGAGGCCCATAAAGACATGCGCCGCAAGTCGGGCGAGCCTTATATCCTGCACCCGCTGGCTGTGGCCCAAATTGCGGTGGAGGAAATTGGGCTTGGTACCACCAGCATCGTGTCGGCCCTGCTGCACGACGTGGTGGAAGACACGGCCTGGGAAATTTCCGACGTCGAGCGCGAGTTCGGGCCCAAAGTAGCCCGCATTATCGACGGGCTGACCAAGATTTCGGGCGTGTTCGACTACGGCACCAGCGAGCAAGCCGAGAACTTCCGCAAAATGCTGCTCACGCTGAGCGAGGACGTACGCGTCATCCTTATCAAGCTCGCCGACCGCCTGCACAACATGCGCACGCTCGACTCGATGCCGCGACACAAGCAGCTGAAAATCGCCTCCGAAACGCTTTACCTCTACGCCCCGCTGGCCCACCGCCTGGGCCTCTACGTTATTAAAAGCGAGCTGGAAGACCTATATCTGAAGTACACCGATACGGAGGTGTACACCGACATAAAGGACCGTATTAAGCAAAGCCAAAGCGCCCGCAACCGCTTCATCAAGGATTTTGTGAACCCGATTGACGAGGAGCTAAAAAACCAGGGCTTTCAGTTTGAAGTCAAAGGCCGGCCGAAAAGCGTTTATTCTATTCTTAGAAAAATAAAAAAGCAGAACATTTCCTTTGAGGAAGTGTACGATTTATTTGCCATTCGCATAATTCTGGACGTGCCGCCGGAGCAAGAAAAGGCGGCCTGCTGGCAGGTGTACAGCATCGTGACGGACTTTTACCAGCCCAACCCCGACCGCCTGCGCGATTGGGTGAGCACGCCCAAGGCTAACGGTTACGAGAGTCTGCATACCACCGTTATGTCGCGTTCGGGCCAGTGGGTGGAGGTGCAAATTCGTTCGCGCCGCATGGACGACATCGCCGAAAAAGGCTATGCCGCCCACTGGAAGTACAAAACTGCCGACCCCACCCAAGCCGAATCAAGCCTGGAAACGTGGGTGAATAAGGTGCGTGAGTCGCTGGAAACCAACAACTCCAGCGCGTTGGAATTTATGGACGAGTTCCGTCAGAACCTATTCATGAAGGAGGTGTACGTGTTTACGCCCAAGGGCAAGCTCATCATCCTGCCCGACAAGGCCACGGCCCTGGACTTTGCCTTCGACATCCACACCCAAATCGGGATGCACTGCCTCGGGGCCAAAGTGAACCAGAAGCTGGAGCCCCTGAGCTACCAGCTGCATAACGGCGACCAGGTAGAAATCCTGACCTCGCATAAGCAGCGCCCTACCGAGGAGTGGCTGACGTACGTCAGCACGTCCAAGGCCCGCTCCAAAATCAAGGAATTCCTGCGCGACGATAAGCGTGCCAAGGCCGAGGATGGCAAGTTTATCCTCGAAAAGCGGCTGGAGTTGATCGGCGTGGCTTTCACGCAGGAAAATTTTAACCGAGTACTCAATTATTTCAACGTTCCCACGGCCCAGGATTTTTACTACCGCTTGGCCGTGGGCCAGCTCGACGGCCGCGAAATCCGCGAATCGCTCTTTACCGAGGTCATTTCCACGCCGCGCCTGCTCGCGCTCCAGCCCAAGTCCTTCGACACGGAGGTGCAAAAAATCCGGGGGGTGCGGCCCGATATGCTGGTGGTGGGCGAGCGTACCGACAAGTTCAACCACAGCTTGGCCCGCTGCTGCAACCCCATTCCCGGCGACGACGTGTTCGGCTTTGAAACCGAACAGGGACTCATCATCCACCGCACCAGCTGCCCCCGGGCCGTCGATTTGATGTCGAACTACGGCAACCGCATCGTGCGCGCCAAGTGGACGGAGCAGTCGGAGCTGGCCTTCCTGGCTGGCATCCGCCTCAAGGGCTCCGACCGGGTGGGCATCGTGAACGACATCACCCGCATCATTTCTACCAGCCTGAAAGTGAACATGCGCTCCATCACCGTCGATTCGAACGATGGGTTTTTTGAAGGCCAAATTATGGTATTCGTCAACGACACCGACCACCTCACCAAGCTCATCCAGCGGCTGAACAAGGTGAGCGGCGTGCTGCAAGTAGAGCGCTTTGACTCCTGA
- the tig gene encoding trigger factor, producing MNITLDRNDEQLTGLLTVHLTEADYAATVDAQIKDYTKRAQVKGFRPGKVPVGMVKKMYGKGILADEINKTLGKAVDGYVKEQNLRLLGEALPVASDVDFDTAKEFTFQFELGLLPEVNLPADGTAEVERYQVSLDDDTVQQTNEQIARQYGETTNPDASEANDYLFGKLKKADEEGEGRMVLLPINKVKNGAEQFIGVKAGDVLTFDLKNAFDNDAAAIAGFSGLNKADAEAASGDYVLSVEKINRTAAPEMNQELFDKVFGPEAVSSQEEFDAKVRETMQQNYDRESDGALNNAIVEKLVTGLDIKLPAEFFKKWLVRTNAGKLTAEQVEEHYGDYEKELKWSLIRNKVVETADLKVSNDEIINRTLDKIMGQFSMPNMPNDMRESMRGYADSYLKQDNGKQYVAEYEAILAEKVLENLRGKVVVTDKPVTAEEFRNLNS from the coding sequence ATGAACATTACGCTGGACCGCAACGACGAGCAGCTGACCGGGCTGCTGACCGTGCATCTGACCGAAGCCGACTACGCCGCCACCGTAGACGCGCAAATTAAGGACTACACCAAACGGGCCCAAGTGAAGGGCTTCCGCCCCGGCAAAGTGCCTGTGGGCATGGTGAAAAAGATGTACGGCAAAGGCATTTTAGCCGATGAAATCAACAAAACTCTGGGCAAGGCCGTCGATGGCTACGTGAAGGAGCAAAACCTGCGTCTGCTGGGCGAGGCCCTGCCGGTGGCCAGCGACGTGGACTTTGACACGGCCAAGGAGTTTACCTTCCAGTTTGAGCTGGGCCTGCTGCCCGAAGTAAATCTGCCCGCCGACGGCACCGCGGAAGTGGAGCGCTACCAAGTGAGCCTCGACGACGACACCGTGCAGCAGACCAACGAGCAAATTGCCCGCCAGTACGGCGAAACCACCAACCCCGACGCTTCCGAAGCCAACGACTACTTATTCGGCAAGTTGAAAAAGGCCGACGAGGAAGGCGAAGGCCGCATGGTGCTGCTGCCCATCAACAAGGTGAAGAACGGCGCGGAACAGTTCATCGGCGTGAAGGCCGGCGACGTGCTGACGTTCGACCTGAAAAATGCGTTCGACAACGACGCGGCGGCCATTGCTGGCTTCTCGGGCCTGAACAAGGCCGATGCCGAAGCCGCCAGCGGCGACTACGTGCTGAGCGTGGAGAAAATTAACCGCACAGCCGCCCCGGAGATGAACCAGGAGCTGTTCGACAAAGTATTCGGCCCCGAGGCCGTGTCGAGCCAGGAGGAATTTGACGCCAAGGTGCGCGAAACGATGCAGCAGAACTACGACCGCGAGAGCGATGGGGCCCTGAACAACGCCATTGTGGAGAAGCTGGTGACCGGGCTGGACATCAAGCTGCCCGCTGAGTTCTTTAAGAAGTGGCTAGTGCGCACCAACGCTGGCAAGCTCACCGCCGAGCAAGTGGAGGAGCACTACGGCGACTACGAGAAGGAGCTGAAGTGGAGCCTGATCCGCAACAAGGTGGTAGAAACCGCTGACCTGAAAGTGAGCAACGACGAAATTATCAACCGCACGCTCGACAAGATCATGGGCCAGTTCAGCATGCCCAATATGCCCAACGACATGCGCGAGTCAATGCGCGGCTACGCCGACAGCTACCTCAAGCAGGATAACGGCAAGCAGTACGTGGCCGAGTACGAGGCCATTCTGGCAGAGAAAGTGCTCGAAAACCTGCGCGGCAAAGTTGTTGTTACAGATAAGCCCGTAACGGCCGAAGAATTCCGGAACCTGAATAGCTAA
- a CDS encoding ClpP family protease: protein MLNKQEFRKFAVKHQGLSGLGVDQYIQHVEGQTRGGLIMPTGMTRSVIEERPTRFAEIDVFSRLIMDRIVFLGTAVDDYVANILTAQMLFLESADAKKDILLYINSPGGSVYAGLGIYDTMQYVNPDVATICTGLAASMGAVLLAGGAANKRSALPHARVMIHQPSGGAQGQSSDIEITAREILKLKKELYDILAQHTGKTYQEIHDNSDRDYWMRADEAKEYGLIDEVLEKKAS, encoded by the coding sequence ATGTTGAATAAACAAGAATTCCGCAAGTTTGCCGTGAAGCACCAGGGCCTGAGCGGCCTGGGCGTGGACCAGTACATCCAACACGTAGAAGGCCAGACCCGTGGTGGCCTGATCATGCCCACGGGCATGACCCGCTCGGTGATTGAGGAGCGCCCCACGCGCTTCGCCGAAATCGACGTGTTTTCGCGCCTCATCATGGACCGCATCGTGTTCCTCGGCACGGCCGTGGACGACTACGTGGCCAACATTCTGACGGCCCAAATGCTGTTTCTAGAGTCGGCTGATGCCAAGAAAGACATCCTGCTCTACATCAACTCGCCCGGCGGGTCGGTGTACGCTGGCTTGGGCATTTACGATACCATGCAGTACGTGAACCCCGACGTGGCCACGATTTGCACCGGCCTTGCCGCTTCGATGGGCGCCGTGCTGCTTGCCGGCGGCGCCGCCAACAAACGCTCGGCCCTGCCACACGCCCGCGTCATGATTCACCAGCCGTCGGGCGGGGCCCAGGGCCAGTCGTCGGACATTGAGATTACGGCCCGCGAAATCCTGAAGCTCAAGAAAGAGCTGTATGACATTTTGGCCCAGCACACCGGCAAAACGTACCAGGAAATCCACGACAACTCGGACCGTGACTACTGGATGCGTGCCGACGAGGCCAAAGAGTACGGCCTGATCGACGAAGTGCTGGAAAAGAAAGCCAGCTAA
- the clpX gene encoding ATP-dependent Clp protease ATP-binding subunit ClpX, with translation MAEISCSFCNRSKREVAVMISGINAHICEKCVGQAQHILDEEAKAQEAGKQPKFNLIKPRAIKEHLDQYVIGQDEAKRVMSVAVYNHYKRLMQKPQEDEVQIEKSNIIMVGETGTGKTFLARMLAKILQVPFCIADATVLTEAGYVGEDVESILTRLLQAADYDLEAAERGIVYIDEIDKIARKSDNPSITRDVSGEGVQQALLKLLEGTAINVPPQGGRKHPEQKMISVNTENILFICGGAFSGIDRIIKSRLNTKPMGFAKTNLEEQVDTQNFLRYVSAQDMKSFGLIPELIGRLPVLTFLNPLDKTTLRQILTEPKNSLVKQYKRLFGMEKIELDFTEEALAYIVDKADEYRLGARGLRSICESIMTDAMFEMPDEVGANELVINLGYARSKFEKSPLRHMRAA, from the coding sequence GTGGCCGAAATATCCTGTTCTTTTTGCAACCGCAGCAAGCGCGAAGTCGCTGTTATGATTTCAGGCATCAACGCCCACATCTGCGAAAAATGCGTGGGCCAGGCCCAGCACATCCTCGACGAGGAAGCCAAGGCCCAGGAGGCCGGCAAACAGCCCAAATTTAACTTAATCAAGCCCCGAGCCATCAAAGAACACCTTGATCAGTACGTGATTGGCCAGGACGAGGCCAAGCGTGTAATGTCGGTGGCCGTGTACAACCACTACAAGCGCCTGATGCAAAAACCGCAGGAAGACGAGGTGCAGATTGAGAAGTCCAACATCATCATGGTGGGCGAAACCGGCACCGGCAAAACCTTCCTGGCGCGCATGCTGGCCAAGATTCTGCAAGTACCCTTTTGCATTGCCGACGCCACCGTGCTGACGGAGGCCGGCTACGTGGGCGAAGACGTGGAGAGCATCCTCACCCGCTTGCTGCAAGCGGCTGATTATGACCTGGAGGCGGCTGAGCGCGGCATCGTGTACATCGACGAAATTGACAAAATTGCCCGCAAGAGTGATAACCCCAGCATCACGCGCGACGTGAGCGGCGAGGGCGTGCAGCAGGCGCTACTAAAGCTGCTCGAAGGCACGGCCATCAACGTGCCGCCGCAGGGCGGCCGCAAGCACCCCGAGCAGAAAATGATTTCAGTGAACACCGAGAACATCCTCTTCATCTGCGGCGGGGCCTTTTCGGGCATCGACCGCATCATCAAGAGCCGCTTGAATACGAAGCCGATGGGCTTCGCCAAGACGAACCTAGAGGAGCAGGTAGACACCCAGAATTTCCTGCGCTACGTGTCGGCCCAGGACATGAAATCGTTCGGCCTGATTCCCGAGCTAATTGGCCGCTTGCCAGTGCTCACCTTCCTTAACCCACTGGACAAGACCACGCTGCGCCAAATCCTGACCGAGCCCAAGAACTCGCTCGTGAAGCAGTACAAGCGGTTGTTCGGCATGGAAAAAATCGAACTCGACTTCACCGAAGAGGCCCTGGCGTACATCGTGGACAAGGCCGACGAGTACCGCCTGGGGGCCCGGGGCCTGCGCTCCATCTGCGAGAGCATCATGACTGACGCCATGTTTGAAATGCCCGACGAAGTGGGCGCCAACGAGTTGGTTATCAACCTGGGCTACGCCCGCAGCAAGTTCGAAAAGTCGCCGCTGCGGCACATGCGGGCCGCATAA